In Camelus bactrianus isolate YW-2024 breed Bactrian camel chromosome 10, ASM4877302v1, whole genome shotgun sequence, a genomic segment contains:
- the RPS13 gene encoding small ribosomal subunit protein uS15, which translates to MGRMHAPGKGLSQSALPYRRSVPTWLKLTSDDVKEQIYKLAKKGLTPSQIGVILRDSHGVAQVRFVTGNKILRILKSRGLAPDLPEDLYHLIKKAVAVRKHLERNRKDKDAKFRLILIESRIHRLARYYKTKRVLPPNWKYESSTASALVA; encoded by the exons ATGGGTCGCATGCACGCTCCCGG GAAGGGCCTGTCCCAGTCAGCTCTGCCCTACCGCCGCAGCGTACCGACC TGGCTGAAATTGACGTCTGATGACGTGAAGGAGCAGATCTACAAACTGGCCAAGAAAGGCCTGACTCCCTCACAAATTG GTGTGATCCTGAGAGATTCACATGGTGTTGCACAAGTACGTTTTGTGACAGGCAATAAAATCTTGAGGATTCTTAAGTCCAGAGGACTTGCTCCTGATCTTCCTGAGGATCTTTATCATTTAATTAAGAAGGCTGTTGCTGTTCGGAAGCATCTTGAGAGAAACAGGAAG GATAAAGATGCTAAATTCCGTCTGATTCTGATTGAGAGCCGTATTCATAGGTTGGCTCGCTATTACAAGACCAAACGAGTCCTTCCCCCCAATTGGAAATA tgagtCATCCACAGCTTCTGCCCTGGTTGCATAA